One genomic segment of Suricata suricatta isolate VVHF042 chromosome 16, meerkat_22Aug2017_6uvM2_HiC, whole genome shotgun sequence includes these proteins:
- the ZNF180 gene encoding zinc finger protein 180, which produces MEKRDEKPPGPSKTRMLDSLLPQEIIVKVEKEDEGSLATPALEGVNFKIVTVDFTQKDEDTLNPVQRTLDRDVILENHGDLVSWDLATALGRRESTSKQNIFDDEPFHGVKLERLTRDDPWLSSCEEVRYCKDQLEKQQEKQERLLKEMGFTHRKAITYEGVCKSDELEKSGLNPSPLSPQMISIRNHFHKHAAHVKKLHYSPIINSHQMISDSEKLCEDNECGNPQRNIHLIQFTRTQTEDKSCGFSDSIQSFSHDVPLNMHKKIHARGQSIDAQECGQVLNHSISHNEPQRIPVEESQYNCSKTSQSSSIAQNMRNHSEEKPFECNQCGKSFSWSSHLVAHQRTHTGEKPYECNECGKSFSRSSHLVSHQRTHTGEKPYRCNQCGKSFSQSYVLVVHQRTHTGEKPYECGHCGKSFRQSYKLIAHQRTHTGEKPYECSQCGKSFIQSYKLIAHQRIHTGEKPYECNQCGKSFSQSYKLVAHQRTHTGEKPFECNQCGKSFSWSSQLVAHQRTHTGEKPYECSECGKSFNRSSHLVMHQRTHTGEKPYECNQCGKSFSQSYVLVVHQRTHTGEKPYECSQCGKSFRQSSCLTQHQRTHTGEKPYECNQCGKTFSLSARLIVHQRTHTGEKPFTCNQCGKAFINSSKLIRHQATHTEEKPYECN; this is translated from the exons ATGGAAAAGCGGGATGAGAAGCCTCCAGGACCCTCGAAGACCCGTATGCTG GACTCCCTCCTTCCTCAAGAGATTATCGTCAAGGTCGAGAAAGAAGATGAGGGGTCACTGGCCACTCCAGCCCTG gaAGGAGTGAACTTCAAAATCGTGACTGTGGACTTCACTCAGAAGGATGAAGACACTTTGAACCCTGTTCAGAGGACCCTGGACAGAGATGTGATCCTAGAAAACCACGGGGACCTGGTCTCTTGGG ACTTGGCAACTGCACTTGGAAGAAGAGAATCAACCTCAAAGCAGAACATTTTTGATGACGAACCATTCCATGGAGTGAAGTTAGAAAGACTGACAAGAGACGACCCTTGGCTATCTTCGTGTGAAGAAGTTCGTTATTGTAAGGACCAGTTGGAGAAGCAAcaggaaaaacaagagagactTCTGAAGGAAATGGGATTTACTCACAGGAAAGCTATTACTTATGAGGGAGTCTGTAAAAGCGATGAACTTGAGAAGAGTGGTCTGAATCCCAGTCCCCTTTCACCCCAGATGATATCTATAAGAAACCATTTTCATAAACATGCCGCACATGTAAAAAAATTGCATTATAGTCCTATTATTAACAGTCATCAGATGATTAGTGACAGTGAGAAACTCTGTGAGGATAATGAATGTGGAAACCCCCAGCGGAACATTCACCTCATTCAGTTCACAAGAACTCAAACAGAGGATAAATCCTGTGGATTTAGTGACAGTATTCAATCTTTTAGTCATGATGTGCCCTTAAATATGCACAAGAAGATACATGCCAGGGGACAATCCATTGACGCTCAGGAATGTGGGCAAGTTTTGAACCACAGTATATCCCACAATGAGCCGCAGAGAATCCCTGTTGAGGAGAGTCAATATAACTGTAGCAAAACCTCCCAGAGTTCATCCATTGCTCAAAACATGAGAAATCATTCGGAAGAGAAACCCTTTGAATGTAATCAGTGTGGGAAGTCCTTCAGCTGGAGCTCTCACCTTGTCGCACATCAGAGAACTCATACAGGGGAGAAACCCTATGAGTGTAACGAGTGTGGGAAGTCCTTCAGCCGCAGCTCTCACCTTGTTTCTCACCAGAGgactcatactggagagaaaccttacagaTGTAATCAGTGTGGGAAGTCTTTTAGCCAGAGCTATGTTCTTGTTGTGCATCAGAgaactcacactggagagaagccctacGAATGCGGTCACTGTGGGAAGTCCTTCAGGCAGAGCTACAAACTCATTGCCCATCAAAGAACTCACACCGGAGAGAAGCCCTACGAATGCAGCCAGTGTGGGAAATCATTTATCCAGAGCTATAAACTTATTGCACATCAAAGaattcatactggtgagaaaccctatgaatgcaATCAATGTGGAAAGTCCTTTAGTCAGAGTTACAAACTTGTTGCCCATCAGAGAACTCACACAGGCGAAAAGCCCTTTGAATGTAATCAGTGTGGGAAGTCCTTCAGCTGGAGCTCTCAGCTTGTTGCACATCAGAGAACTCATACaggggagaaaccctatgaatgtagtGAGTGTGGAAAATCTTTCAACCGCAGTTCTCACCTCGTCATGCATCAGAGAACTCATACTGGAGAAAAGCCTTACGAATGTAATCAGTGTGGGAAGTCTTTTAGCCAGAGTTACGTTCTTGTTGTGCATCAGAGAACTCACACTGGAGAAAAGCCCTATGAGTGCAGTCAGTGTGGGAAGTCCTTCAGGCAGAGTTCATGCCTTACTCAACATCAAAGAACTCATACtggggagaaaccctatgaatgtaatcAGTGTGGGAAAACATTCAGCTTGAGTGCTCGACTCATTGTACATCAAAGAACTCATACTGGAGAAAAGCCCTTTACGTGTAATCAGTGTGGGAAAGCTTTCATTAATAGTTCTAAACTTATTAGGCATCAGGCAACTCATACTGaggagaaaccctatgaatgtaactAG